The genomic DNA TGTACCGTGGAGTAACGaggtatattatatatatactatcAAAATGAACAGGTAGCGCCTATGCATGGCTCTCCCTCTCTAACAAACTTGGTATCTTTATACAGACATCATCAGCATGGCAGATGGCAAGCCAGGATAGGCAGAGTTGCAGGAAACAAAGATCTTTACCTAGGAACTTTCAGTAAGTATCATTTGCACATCATTATATATAAGTTgataggatatatatatatatatatatatcattttcaCAGCATTTTGTTACTAATTAAAACAAACAGGTGCCGAAGAGGAAGCAGCGGAAGCTTATGACATTGCAGCGATTAAATTCAGAGGACTTAATGCAGTCACTAACTTCGACATGAATCGGTATGATGTAAAAGCCATTCTAGAGAGCAATACATTGCCAATAGGGGGAGGAGCCGCAAAACGGCTAAAGGAAGCTCAAgcacttgaatcatcaaggaagcGTGAAGAAATGATAGCTTTGGGTTCAAGTTTCCAATATGGAAGCTCAAGCACCAGTAGGTTACCACAAGCTTACCCTCTAATGCAATTTGATCATCAATCGCAACAACAACCATTGCTAACATTACAAAACCACGACATTAACTCTCAATACACTCAAGAAGACACCTCCTCCTCCACCTTTCACCAGAATTACATTCGAACACAGCTGCAATTGCACCAGCAGTTTTACAACAATACCTACATTCAAAACAACCCAGCTTTACTTCATGGTTTGATGAACCTGAGCTGTTCTTCACCATCTGTGGTGGATAATAATGGCGGCTCAGGCTCTAGTGGAAGTTACAGTGGAGGTTATGTGGGCAACTCGACGGAGGAGGAAGGATTGGTGAAGGTTGATTATGATATGCAGTCTGGGGGATATGGCGGCTGGTCTGTGGACTCAGTTCAGGGCTCAAATCCCGGAGTTTACCCAATGTGGAATGAGTGATAGTGACCATGTTTGGGAGGAAATGCGGCTGGAATTATATTATTACACAGATCCATCATTAGTTCTGTTTCAACTaataacacttagaaaattttcaatgcaaaactTGGATAAAAaggcttttaatttttgtttctgtATTGCTTGTTGTTCTGTGCGTCTTACTAAAAATTTCTtattccaaatccaattcaattggatatatgtttatgggTTGAAGTTGGACCCAATTTTGTATTCGGATCTGGAAATATCAAATTAGTCAATTTGGAGAAGACTCACTTCTATTCAATCTAATTACTTATGTTGGATCATGCATTATCTATTCAAACTTGTTGTCATTAGGTCATTTAATATCAATTTTACTATAAATCTTTTGATGGCAAAGTATTCAACAGCAACAATGGTTGGCGACCCTTGAACCGATTCCAGTCAGTGTGCCTTGCCAAGTTGAAGATTTTCCGTTACAGTTATGACATCCTACTGTGTTCCAATCTATTGGTGATGGATGAGGTGAAGTGATTAAAGTGGAGGATGACACACAGAGTAAATCTTAATAGACTTGTTGGTTGATTGTTTGAGTGCATGGtattaaattgaagggagatcAAAACCATGAGGTGGAAGGTGGCAAGTACCTCCCTCCTCATTGGTGGAAAATACGTACTGAAGATGATAGGCAGGAAGAAGTGGGGCTCATTTCTGAAAACATTGCTGATTTTCAGCCCATTTCTTTCGGTTTTAACAATGAGGATAAGCAGTGCACTTTGGGTCCTTGTGTTCAGAAAGAAGAAGGGACGAGAGCTGGCAACTTTAAAGAAAGGCCCACGGTTTAGTAATTCTTTGTTAAATCCGTCTCCGATAGGAAAAGGGTGTGTTAAGAAACAAATGAGATCACATATTTTGAGTGGCATCAAAGGGGGAGTGAATTGGGAgttgaaatttttttatcaaaattttttaaataaaagagaaaggaatAAAGGATTTGGGTACACTATTATATCGGGTTAGGAAATAGTAGGAAATTTTCGAAGTAGGCAAAGTAAAAATTTTGAGTGATAATTTAAGAAGTGATTAGAGgtaatagaaattagaaaaatatttcttagataaggaaaaaaatatttgagacaatgattaaattgtaatatAATAGAAAATATTGAGACAAAAATAGGAAAATTAAAAGTTAGGAAATTTTATGGAATTAGTAAGAATCAAGGAAAGACCAAGAAGAAACTTTATCAAATAAAATGTGATTCATGCTTGGTGAAAGTTGAAGGATAAAATGGTTATTAATTAGATGAGATATTATGAGACATAATGATTAGGGTCAAAATGTAAAGATGTATAGATAGAGAACTTACTAGcaatttgatcaatttttttaaatggtGAGATATTTTTGATGAGGAACTATGTAGAAATATGGAGAAAAGATGAATAGCTCTCATCCTTTACCTGAGATGCCAAACTGTCACTCCCATTTCAACTTTCACTTTTATTCTAAAGAAGTCCTTCCACCATTTTTTAACCTTTTCAAACTTAAACCTTCAAGTTTTTTTAGAAGAACCAATAGAAAAGTCTACTAGTCACCTTAACTTCACAGGAAGAGACTCCATAATTGCCatagaggagagagaaaaattttAGTTTCAAGAGATTGAGATAAGAAATGGTGAAATCTCCACGACATACATGTTTATTTCAATAAATAGCATAGAAACGTtatttaattgtgattttaacatgtgagttttatatgttttgatatggaTTGAAGAAAAAGAGAACAAAGTTGAGCACCAAATTGAAGGAAAAGGAACAGAATATGCCAAGGATTGAAAATAGAAGAAAGTATATTATATCAAGTTTTTGTTATAAGTACTACATGTATTTTACGTTATTTTCTTAAGATGTTTAATATAATTGGAtaattaattagattaattatgaatttattatgtgaataaaatggattaaattgtgataAAATCATGGAATATGTTATAAACATACATGTAAAGAATTTTAAATAGACATAAATGGTGTATGTCTCAATCTTTTGTATTTTGTGTGGGAAAATTGTAGTAAAAATATGTTATTTATGTGTGTTtaacttaaggactaaattgtaaagagaaGAAAAGTGAGTATAATTCTTCACAAGTATATTATTGCCCAAGTAGGCAAAGTTAGAACTATTAGAATATTAGTGGCATGACATTAAGAAATTTTAGCGCGCTCTCTGATTTTAGCATGTCAGTGCTCTTCGTTTAGCACATTCTGCTCTCTGCTCCATTAGTGCATATCGATGCACCTCTATATTTGTTTCGTATATCCTGAATATTCTATATAGTCTACCATGGGCGATTACAATAATGATAGGAAGCAACGCTAAACGTATCATGGTAAGTAATAATATCTTCAATAAAAGATTTAGATTTAATGGGATGAAAGCTTATATAAGGTTGAGTTCATAAGTGTAATTATGTTATGGTTAagttatttggattattatttattGAGTTTTGATTACTTCTACTGCATACTAAGTCTTCACCGGCTTAACATATTTCTTTTATAGTGTAGGTAAAGTTATATCTGAAGGGATGGAATTGAAGTCAAGGGTTGCTCATCTCATCACATCACCAAGCCCAGGAAGAGTACGAACTAAATTTTGGACTTTAGTTATGACATGTACAACACGATGATGTTAGATCTATTTTGGATGCATGTTTTGAAAACATAGATGTCATGGCTTTAAATTGTAAACTTTGCATTTTGGATATCTTCGAAGTTTTTTATGGTGATTTGAGTAAGTTTTTATGTTGGTAATTGatatatttgaatgtgatattggAAGGTTATATGGCATATGGAAGTAGTTTTAGGTGTTAAATAGCAAAAATATGCAAGATGTGAAATTGCAGGTTTGACATTGCGACAAGAAACTTTATGTAGTCGCAACGAGCACTAACGTTGTGACGATAGGATGTTGTAGTCACAACGAGCTCAAGACAGTAAATCATGTTGTGATGAGGGATATCTTGGACGTCATGATGAGGAGAAACTGACGTCGTGACGAGCTCTTGAATGCTTGACTTTTCATCATTTTGTTCCGATTTGAGTTTTGTTTTGCCCGAAAGTTTTCTAAAGCTCGTTTTAAGCTCAGCTAAGCTAGAAATCATATTTTTaatcaatatgaatgttttaTTGATAAGATGTTAACGTAGTTGCTTCAGCAATAAATGTGACATCCTGGTACCTTATCCCGACAATCGGGTCGGATAAAGGATGTTACAAATGTATAATATAGCTTAATCTAATTTTCGTCTTTTTTTTTATCATAATTAAGGTGTCCGCCACCCGCAATGATTTCTTCAATTAACTATAAAAATTGTTAAGTAAAGAAAAAAACGTTTTAAGTAACAATCAAAGATAATACTAATCTACGAGAAGCTGACAAGTTACAAAGCTAAATTCACATTTAAGccatttatttttaatgatttataaaaatatttttatattatcaatAACATATCACTATATGAtggcataatgataaatttaactcttaacatttatattttttgtcaatttagccctttttagctaaatttaactattaacctTTTTAAAAGTCAAAATTGACCATTAACCTTTAAAAGTTAAATTGTTGTTTTTAACCAAAACACTAACTAAagccttaaaatttttaaacataacaaTTTATATATACTTCGTGTTTTTTTTATGAACATTTTATAGCTTTTTTGGATTTTggactttttatttttgaatgttttataaatttaaaatcatttgTTGACGTGTGGTATATACGATAAATAACGTCTTCTCAACATAAAATACAtgtaaatttttatacaagttacCATGCCAATATTATTCAAAAATTAATGTGTAGTCAACATTTTtattaaagaaaataattttatttatttttgaaaggttaatagtcaaatttaactaaaaagaaTAAATGTCATATTAACAAAAGATATGACCATTATGCCAAATATGATTCACCATCCACATATAAATCCATAGCGAGCTTCAAATATAAGAATATAAGAAAATGCTAACAAAGAGGGGGAAGGCACTTCAAAAGAACAAAGCATACAAAAGACAGGCCATTCAACGCCCCAAAGCTCCTGTATGATGTACACACCGACAGTATAAAAATGCGTCATATACATGTAAAACATGTATCTGTTTCTAACTATGATGTGCGAACTATATCTACGAGTTTATTCGGGATTTTCTAGATCCAGCCTAAGCGTACGTAACTAGCTTCAATCAATGGAATCCTCTACTCCTTAAAACTTTTTGATATATACATACTGAAGCAGGAAATTTAAAATCATACCCAGTTGTTAGGAAGTGAAAAGTTATGAAATCTGAAGGAGACCTCGCCAGCAGTATCTCGCTGTAATCGGCGGTCCGGCTGCTCACTTGTGGTTATGCTTTCATTTGGTTCACCAGGTGGCAGAGGCAGTACTTGATTATCATTAGGTTGGTGGGCTAATCTAACTTCCTGGGGCAATGGTAACACTAATGGAGAGGGATCCCAATTCCTGGCACCGCTAGAACCTCGAGAAACCAACGATTGATCCCAAGAGAAGACGTGCATTAGAATCGGAATGCTGGCATGTCGGTGTAGTGAGAGCTTCTGACTTAGGGAGACAGTATCAAAGCATCGAATAGCTCCAGTTGAAGAAACCATCCATGGAAGCACCTTCTGATTTGATAATCTTGAGACAACCAGCAACCTAGATGCACTCACTGATTCTTTGTAGAGTGTGCTGAGTCCTGATCTTGTCGAAGGCACGTTTTCATCATCATCGATTACAGATGATATATAGATGAATCCCTGTTATAACAGAGAAAACAATATATAAGCAAATTCTGTAATAGTCACAATTATTGAGAATCAGATGGCAGACCTCTTCTGTGCGGCTAATGGCGAAACCGAGCTTTGTGTCATCCTCTTTTAGTTTGATCTCAATTGCAACTTCTTCCACAAGGGGGGAGTACCATAGCCGAACTGCTCGAACAACTCCAATGTCGACTCCATGGTAGTCCTCAAAACCATATAGGCTTGCATTGGCTAGGTTGGATAAATCAGATAATGAGCCAGCATTTACAGTAGCTGAGGCTGTTTCGCCTGAGATctgcttaaaaaaattaaagaaagatTAGTTCCCAATAATCAGATGAACATGAACCGGTTTGCCTAACCGATCAACCTGAGAATCTGCAGTCCTAGGAGTTCAGATAAGAGAATTGCATTGAAGGCTTGAACCTTAGCCTGTCCCTAAGGTCTAAAACCGTTGATTGCAAATGTCGGTGGTGAAACAATTCCAAAATACTTCAATTGAAGATATTTACTTGCTACTGAGGTTTTAAGTCTTTTGCATGGTACCTTAGTGAGCAAGGATTCAGTCTGGATATTCATGAAAACAATAGGGACCCCAGAGGCCTGAGATGCAGAAAGCCAAGCATTTGCTCGAGCAAGGGTATCCTCCAAGTCGTTGTATCGAGAGGCCACTCGGTCTGAAGCCTTTGGAAGGAGGAGAATAGAAAGAAAGCTGCTTGAGTTGGGAACTGCTAGCACCTCCTGCATCCTCCTCTCCCATGCATATGAGACATATCCATCCTGAAGCCTCGTCCTCGATAGTTCACTGACCATCCTGGAGCTCCTTGAAGCTGCAATGTTATTTTGTTTAACATTGAATTAGAAAC from Gossypium arboreum isolate Shixiya-1 chromosome 9, ASM2569848v2, whole genome shotgun sequence includes the following:
- the LOC108454843 gene encoding uncharacterized protein LOC108454843, which translates into the protein MPMDRTLQSESMRSPTVLSIECLKGSSKADEWTADMLQTGDIVEEIRIGSGSGLAHKAPFKGGRSGVQRVLHSSYKNKETSILVRVRRGNDEFAQLQACIVPNESGGKKQYMLRSIADPNYAVGFLDRTESECFELQASRSSRMVSELSRTRLQDGYVSYAWERRMQEVLAVPNSSSFLSILLLPKASDRVASRYNDLEDTLARANAWLSASQASGVPIVFMNIQTESLLTKISGETASATVNAGSLSDLSNLANASLYGFEDYHGVDIGVVRAVRLWYSPLVEEVAIEIKLKEDDTKLGFAISRTEEGFIYISSVIDDDENVPSTRSGLSTLYKESVSASRLLVVSRLSNQKVLPWMVSSTGAIRCFDTVSLSQKLSLHRHASIPILMHVFSWDQSLVSRGSSGARNWDPSPLVLPLPQEVRLAHQPNDNQVLPLPPGEPNESITTSEQPDRRLQRDTAGEVSFRFHNFSLPNNWV